The following are encoded together in the Bacteroidota bacterium genome:
- a CDS encoding bifunctional riboflavin kinase/FAD synthetase — MTVYNNLENFSVEKPVVSVGTFDGVHIGHRHILQRTLSWAKEVGGEAVVVTLWPHPRIVLNPEVQNLKLLNTPEEKEMLLQQLGIKHLVVLPFTAEFASLTSCQFIRQYILGAMNAHYLVYGFDHRFGCDREGDPAKIKGCVSDSQLEVEKLEGLLMNHKKISSTHIRQVLLDGDIANANKMLGYQYFLSGKVIEGRRIGRSIGFPTANIEVKENYKLVPTDGVYAVKVKIDDKWLNGMLNIGQNPTVSHSHAGRSIEVNIFDYADTLYNQQVSLQFIARLRNEIKFDSIDLLRQQLEKDKAECLKILRMHH; from the coding sequence TTGACAGTATATAACAATTTAGAAAATTTTTCAGTCGAAAAGCCGGTAGTTTCAGTAGGTACATTTGACGGAGTACATATCGGGCACAGGCATATTCTTCAGCGCACCCTTTCATGGGCAAAAGAGGTTGGAGGAGAAGCGGTGGTTGTTACTCTCTGGCCACATCCACGGATTGTGCTGAATCCGGAAGTTCAAAACCTCAAACTTCTTAATACGCCGGAAGAAAAAGAAATGTTGCTTCAGCAACTGGGCATCAAACATTTGGTTGTACTTCCTTTTACAGCTGAATTCGCCTCACTTACCTCCTGCCAGTTTATCAGGCAATATATACTCGGAGCCATGAATGCACATTATCTGGTTTATGGGTTTGATCACCGTTTTGGATGTGACCGGGAAGGAGATCCTGCAAAAATAAAGGGATGCGTTTCGGATAGTCAGTTGGAAGTTGAGAAACTTGAAGGCTTATTGATGAATCATAAAAAAATAAGCTCTACCCATATCCGTCAGGTTTTACTGGACGGAGACATTGCCAATGCAAACAAAATGCTGGGTTATCAATACTTTCTATCCGGGAAAGTCATTGAAGGCAGGAGAATTGGCAGATCTATCGGTTTCCCTACTGCCAATATCGAGGTAAAAGAAAATTATAAACTTGTTCCAACCGATGGCGTATATGCAGTAAAGGTGAAAATTGACGATAAATGGTTAAACGGTATGCTCAATATCGGACAAAATCCTACTGTCTCCCATTCACATGCCGGCCGTTCCATAGAGGTGAATATTTTTGATTATGCCGATACCTTATATAACCAGCAGGTCAGCCTGCAGTTTATAGCCCGTCTCAGAAATGAAATAAAATTTGACAGCATTGATCTGCTCAGGCAACAGCTGGAAAAAGATAAGGCCGAATGCCTGAAAATCCTCAGGATGCACCACTAA